A region of Vitis riparia cultivar Riparia Gloire de Montpellier isolate 1030 chromosome 12, EGFV_Vit.rip_1.0, whole genome shotgun sequence DNA encodes the following proteins:
- the LOC117926843 gene encoding serine/threonine-protein kinase-like protein At5g23170, whose translation MAQLTNFQNCSTVTSQKPIMMPKSENSVLLQSHRHIQTCPLHKQHPKVVEEMNMIKEFDYKELEEATQGFSPTHLIGKGSHGLVYKGALQDGKLVAIKKPSPGLQILRDNTKIDNEISMLSSLPENPNIISFLGTSHDSAMNKVLVMELMPNGSLHDLLHVSTAPPTWPQRLEMAMQIARAVQFLHEEKPLVVHRDIKSANILFDSEWNAKLADFGLAVRKNENIDHSRVDSLSQPAGTIGYLDPCYTTPSKLSTKNDVFSFGVVLLEVISTSKVIDLSRTRTHIVEWAIPLIKKDRIKEVCDSRTELPMCMEGTIRHILRVAARCVSSREDLRPSMQQIIIDIDKHRSIDRVRVPIWSSLLESVVLIRRGRRSASRFRGANSVKCATHKGEVGGEFARGKVLLRDVLAEIC comes from the exons ATGGCACAGCTCACCAACTTTCAAAATTGCTCAACTGTCACCAGCCAAAAGCCCATCATGATGCCCAAAAGTGAGAA CTCTGTCCTTCTACAAAGTCATAGACACATTCAAACTTGCCCTCTTCACAAACAACATCCCAAGGTGGTGGAGGAGATGAATATGATCAAGGAATTCGACTACAAGGAGCTCGAAGAAGCGACTCAAGGCTTCTCTCCTACTCATCTTATCGGTAAAGGAAGCCATGGATTGGTCTACAAGGGAGCTCTACAAGACGGCAAGCTCGTCGCGATAAAAAAACCTTCCCCGGGCCTTCAAATCCTTCGCGACAACACCAAGATCGATAACGAAATAAGTATGTTATCTTCGCTACCCGAAAACCCTAATATCATCAGTTTTCTTGGTACGAGTCATGACTCAGCCATGAACAAGGTTTTAGTTATGGAACTCATGCCTAATGGCTCTCTTCATGACTTGTTGCATGTTTCCACTGCGCCACCAACATGGCCTCAACGCTTAGAGATGGCCATGCAGATAGCTAGGGCAGTGCAGTTCCTTCATGAGGAGAAGCCTTTGGTTGTCCATAGGGATATCAAGTCTGCCAACATTTTGTTTGATTCAGAATGGAATGCCAAGTTGGCAGATTTTGGGCTCGCCGTtcgaaaaaatgaaaatatagacCATTCCCGAGTCGACTCATTGAGTCAACCCGCCGGGACTATTGGGTATTTGGATCCTTGTTATACCACCCCTAGCAAACTAAGTACTAAAAATGATGTGTTTAGCTTTGGGGTAGTGCTACTAGAAGTTATTAGTACTAGTAAAGTTATAGATCTATCAAGGACACGGACTCATATAGTCGAGTGGGCAATACCATTAATAAAAAAGGATCGGATAAAGGAGGTTTGCGACTCAAGGACTGAGTTACCGATGTGCATGGAGGGTACTATAAGACATATTTTGCGTGTGGCGGCCCGTTGTGTCTCCTCAAGGGAAGATCTTCGACCATCGATGCAACAAATCATCATTGATATCGATAAACATCGATCCATCGACCGGGTTCGGGTTCCGATTTGGTCAAGCCTCTTAGAAAGTGTAGTTCTTATAAGAAGGGGGCGAAGATCAGCATCCCGATTTAGGGGGGCTAACTCAGTGAAGTGTGCAACTCACAAAGGAGAAGTTGGAGGTGAGTTTGCAAGAGGGAAGGTGTTGTTGAGGGATGTTTTGGCTGAAATATGCTAG